One Candidatus Marsarchaeota archaeon DNA segment encodes these proteins:
- a CDS encoding DNA-directed RNA polymerase subunit H: MVFGEDLLVEHELLSGSDALKIAKKFGAPLEKFPKIFSDDPQVLKLNAKPGDLVLVHRQDPTGSYDYYRYVVER, from the coding sequence TTGGTTTTCGGAGAGGATCTGTTGGTAGAACACGAATTGCTCAGCGGGAGCGATGCGCTGAAGATAGCAAAGAAGTTCGGCGCGCCACTTGAGAAGTTCCCGAAGATATTCAGTGACGATCCCCAGGTGCTGAAACTCAACGCGAAACCCGGCGATCTTGTGCTCGTGCACAGACAGGATCCGACGGGCTCCTACGACTACTACCGCTACGTTGTCGAGAGATAA
- a CDS encoding low molecular weight phosphatase family protein encodes MKVLFVCKFNVGRSQMAEAFFNKLSKRNRSTSYGIDPYYVKRYNAKVANYPKSRVVDVMAEKGIDVSRNRIKMANKKMVKDADMVIAIMSSERAKKDLPKYITNSPRFRLWEIEDANAKHASSMYEAQSRNRDKIYALVKRLVNEIG; translated from the coding sequence GTGAAGGTATTGTTTGTGTGCAAATTCAACGTCGGCAGGAGCCAAATGGCCGAAGCATTCTTCAACAAGCTGTCAAAGAGGAACCGTTCGACCAGCTACGGCATCGACCCGTATTACGTAAAGCGCTACAATGCCAAGGTTGCAAATTACCCAAAATCGAGGGTAGTCGATGTGATGGCCGAGAAGGGCATAGATGTATCTAGGAACAGGATAAAGATGGCCAATAAGAAAATGGTTAAAGATGCCGATATGGTAATCGCCATCATGTCGAGCGAGAGGGCAAAGAAAGATCTGCCGAAGTATATAACCAATTCCCCAAGATTCAGGCTGTGGGAGATAGAGGATGCAAACGCGAAACATGCAAGCTCTATGTACGAGGCGCAGTCCAGGAACAGGGACAAGATATATGCGCTGGTCAAAAGGCTGGTGAATGAGATAGGCTAG
- a CDS encoding NFYB/HAP3 family transcription factor subunit → MYINKSMIRRMLKEAGAERVSDSAVRALQERLNKNAYDIAKKAVMLSKHAKRKTVEESDVRLAMQ, encoded by the coding sequence ATGTACATAAACAAATCCATGATTAGGCGCATGCTCAAGGAAGCCGGCGCAGAACGCGTAAGCGACAGCGCGGTTCGCGCCCTCCAGGAGAGGCTCAACAAGAACGCGTACGACATAGCCAAGAAGGCCGTCATGCTCTCGAAGCACGCGAAGCGCAAGACCGTTGAAGAGAGCGACGTCAGGCTCGCGATGCAATGA
- a CDS encoding ParB/RepB/Spo0J family partition protein: MHRSNEMPQIIREVGFGFNWSSKKVWKLDIPVTGMQMSELQWHFNIPFWNKPGGYYDLKPNEVMENPETYKAEYDRVIGSDLKHPIDVMQNKGRWLILDGLHRLAKAKLLGMDTVKVRRIPRSKIPKIQI, encoded by the coding sequence ATGCACAGGTCTAATGAGATGCCACAGATTATAAGGGAGGTCGGATTCGGCTTTAATTGGAGTTCGAAAAAGGTCTGGAAGCTTGACATACCAGTTACGGGTATGCAAATGAGCGAACTACAATGGCATTTCAATATACCTTTCTGGAATAAGCCGGGCGGGTACTATGACCTAAAGCCAAATGAGGTCATGGAAAATCCTGAAACATACAAAGCCGAATATGACAGAGTTATTGGATCAGATTTAAAACATCCGATAGATGTAATGCAAAACAAGGGCAGATGGTTGATACTTGACGGCTTGCACAGGCTAGCCAAAGCGAAATTGTTAGGTATGGATACCGTCAAGGTAAGGAGGATACCGCGTAGTAAAATACCTAAGATACAAATATAG
- a CDS encoding GNAT family N-acetyltransferase, which translates to MKLFGKGFRVYLSELSTDDADEMARLASNPNIARSIASQGEFPSPYTRSDALSFIQFARESLLAMREFHLAMRLESGNALIGVVGLKNVKFIDKKAEIGFWCGEEHWGKGYTKEGARLMMHLAFNVLNFNRIYATAFATNLRSIKLLESLGMVREGIARQDGYDGKAFIDNVLLGLLKEDYRESAEISVEGTAAVGQGL; encoded by the coding sequence ATGAAACTTTTTGGCAAGGGCTTCAGGGTATACCTGTCTGAGCTGAGCACAGACGACGCAGACGAGATGGCGCGCCTGGCCAGCAATCCTAACATAGCGAGGAGCATAGCCTCGCAGGGAGAGTTCCCGAGCCCCTACACAAGGAGCGATGCGCTTTCATTCATACAATTCGCCAGGGAGAGCCTGCTCGCAATGCGCGAGTTCCATCTCGCCATGCGGCTCGAGTCAGGCAACGCGCTGATAGGCGTGGTCGGCTTGAAGAACGTGAAGTTCATCGACAAGAAAGCAGAAATAGGCTTCTGGTGCGGCGAGGAGCATTGGGGCAAGGGCTACACGAAGGAAGGCGCAAGGCTCATGATGCACCTGGCGTTCAACGTGCTGAACTTCAATCGGATATACGCTACAGCCTTCGCGACAAACCTGCGTTCCATAAAGCTTCTGGAATCGCTTGGAATGGTTCGCGAAGGCATAGCCAGGCAGGACGGATACGACGGCAAGGCCTTCATCGACAATGTGCTGCTGGGCTTATTGAAAGAAGACTACAGGGAGAGCGCGGAAATCTCTGTAGAAGGCACAGCGGCCGTCGGGCAAGGGCTTTAA
- a CDS encoding pro-sigmaK processing inhibitor BofA family protein — MMLFGFGGSLVSEIILVALIALVVFVIFKLGRLILKVIFGIIANSILGIISIFALNYFMGMGILINAYVLLATALFGLPAVGTMVILRLAGVPV; from the coding sequence ATGATGCTGTTCGGCTTCGGCGGCTCGCTCGTGAGCGAGATAATACTCGTGGCGCTGATAGCGCTCGTCGTGTTCGTCATATTCAAGCTTGGCAGGCTCATACTGAAGGTGATATTCGGCATAATAGCGAACAGCATACTTGGCATTATATCGATATTCGCGCTGAACTACTTCATGGGCATGGGCATACTGATAAACGCGTATGTGCTGCTCGCCACTGCGCTCTTCGGCCTCCCGGCCGTAGGCACTATGGTAATACTCAGGCTGGCAGGAGTGCCAGTATAG
- a CDS encoding DNA-directed RNA polymerase subunit B'', translated as MSNTHELVESYLKSGSIAQQQLDSYNRFIMTGINRIVESQSLIEPEVSDFAIKLSSIRLEQPIVIESDSSTRRIMPHEALARNLNYSAPMYITYTPIISGIEKTDAMGEAYVGELPVMVKSNLCYAKGMTRQQLAAEHEDPDDPGGYFIIKGTERVLVGIEDLAPNRMITTKEKGEMVTKVFSTTVSFRARCSISRDEYGLYTILFPTLSKGISLMLILRALGMQLKDAHTLVENDEVKNDMLFNIEMSKAKEMEPKDALMELGRITAPNQAQTYQEKRAETQLDTYILPHLGTTPESRKDKARYLVRMAERASLVAYGYIKPDDKDHYANKRVKLAGDLLEELFNTAFKAFVKDIKYHVERTTARGRRLTVKTNINPDTLTEKILYSMSTGSWPAGQTGVSQVLDRINYFGTLAHLRRIKSPLAKKHPHLKARDVHGTHVGKLCPSETPEGTEVGLTRYLALMAKVTVGADHKILEQKMKELKLL; from the coding sequence ATGAGCAACACCCACGAACTAGTCGAATCCTACCTCAAGTCCGGCTCCATAGCGCAGCAGCAGCTCGACAGCTACAACCGCTTCATAATGACAGGCATAAACCGCATAGTTGAGAGCCAGAGCCTGATAGAGCCAGAGGTATCTGATTTCGCGATAAAGCTTAGCAGCATAAGGCTTGAGCAGCCGATAGTGATAGAGAGCGACAGCTCCACGAGGCGCATAATGCCGCACGAAGCCCTTGCAAGGAACCTTAACTATTCGGCGCCGATGTACATAACGTACACGCCCATAATAAGCGGGATAGAGAAGACGGACGCCATGGGTGAGGCATATGTCGGCGAGCTGCCGGTGATGGTCAAAAGCAATCTCTGCTACGCGAAGGGCATGACGAGGCAGCAACTTGCAGCTGAGCACGAGGATCCCGACGACCCGGGCGGCTATTTCATAATAAAGGGCACGGAGCGCGTGCTCGTAGGCATAGAGGACCTGGCGCCGAACAGGATGATAACCACTAAGGAGAAGGGAGAGATGGTAACGAAGGTGTTCTCGACTACCGTAAGCTTCAGGGCGAGGTGCAGCATATCGCGCGACGAGTACGGCCTCTACACAATACTCTTCCCTACGCTGAGCAAGGGCATAAGCCTCATGCTCATACTAAGGGCGCTGGGCATGCAGCTCAAGGACGCGCACACGCTCGTGGAGAACGACGAGGTAAAGAACGACATGCTCTTCAACATAGAGATGAGCAAGGCCAAGGAGATGGAGCCCAAGGACGCGCTCATGGAGCTCGGCCGCATAACGGCGCCGAACCAGGCACAGACCTACCAGGAGAAGAGGGCCGAGACGCAATTGGACACCTACATACTGCCGCACCTCGGCACCACGCCTGAATCCCGCAAGGACAAGGCGCGCTACCTCGTGCGCATGGCCGAGCGCGCGTCGCTCGTTGCCTACGGCTACATAAAGCCCGACGACAAGGACCACTACGCGAACAAGCGCGTCAAGCTTGCCGGCGACCTGCTCGAGGAATTGTTCAATACCGCTTTCAAGGCCTTCGTGAAGGACATAAAGTACCACGTCGAGCGCACGACCGCAAGGGGCCGCAGGCTCACGGTCAAGACGAACATAAACCCGGATACGCTCACCGAGAAGATATTATACTCGATGAGCACGGGCTCGTGGCCGGCAGGCCAGACCGGCGTGTCGCAGGTTCTCGACAGGATAAACTACTTCGGCACGCTGGCGCACCTCAGGCGCATAAAGTCGCCACTTGCAAAGAAGCACCCGCACCTGAAGGCGAGGGACGTGCACGGCACGCACGTGGGCAAGCTCTGCCCGAGCGAGACGCCAGAGGGCACTGAGGTTGGCCTGACGCGCTACCTGGCGCTCATGGCGAAGGTAACGGTTGGCGCCGACCATAAGATACTGGAGCAGAAGATGAAGGAGCTCAAGCTGCTGTGA
- a CDS encoding nucleotidyl transferase AbiEii/AbiGii toxin family protein, producing the protein MDIRDASQTEKAKLEDALVELLYSKYAGLVFHGGTSIWRCYGGNRFSRDLDFYLDAKTSEDKMRHYKELSDFLKESGFSMKEKGYENATDTMHFLVESNTKMKIDINFKYKNGKESEYTKIDGSKIVVLSLSPLELLNEKIATYEDKLDNAGKFKHPEANDLYDIYYLTSLIDKRDATTVKRLRSLLNKINGNPPPDIGSLGHLIIAGLPPSFEMMIDRIKRWLDGNS; encoded by the coding sequence ATGGATATAAGGGATGCATCGCAGACGGAGAAGGCAAAGCTGGAGGATGCCCTGGTAGAGCTACTTTATAGCAAGTATGCGGGGCTGGTATTCCACGGAGGCACTTCGATATGGAGATGCTATGGCGGGAACAGGTTCTCACGCGATTTGGACTTTTATCTAGATGCCAAGACCTCTGAAGACAAAATGCGTCACTACAAGGAGCTTTCGGACTTCCTGAAAGAGTCAGGGTTCAGCATGAAGGAGAAAGGATACGAAAATGCAACAGACACGATGCACTTTCTAGTGGAATCCAATACTAAAATGAAAATTGACATAAATTTCAAGTACAAAAACGGCAAGGAATCGGAATATACAAAAATCGATGGCAGCAAGATTGTTGTGCTGTCGCTTAGTCCTCTGGAATTGCTAAACGAGAAAATAGCTACCTACGAAGACAAGCTGGACAACGCGGGCAAATTCAAGCATCCGGAGGCGAATGACCTATACGACATTTATTACCTAACATCATTGATTGACAAGCGTGACGCCACAACCGTAAAGAGACTAAGGTCATTGCTTAACAAAATAAATGGCAATCCGCCGCCGGACATTGGCAGCTTGGGTCACCTTATAATTGCAGGTTTGCCGCCATCATTTGAAATGATGATCGACAGGATAAAGAGGTGGTTAGATGGCAATAGTTAA
- a CDS encoding DNA-directed RNA polymerase subunit B (DNA-dependent RNA polymerase catalyzes the transcription of DNA into RNA using the four ribonucleoside triphosphates as substrates. The beta subunit is part of the catalytic core which binds with a sigma factor to produce the holoenzyme): MRENRRKGVISNEINVSYAKKLNEVHINADRGRVRKPYIVVSDGKSAFTDELKQKLKSGEIDFNYLVRRGVIEYLDAEEEENISAVIDESSITDKTTHLEIDPTSLFGLTVNASVFPEFNSMGRHPIAWNFMKQAQGLYATNFGERYDARAFILYYPQVPIVNSVTYRTLGLDRHANGQNMVVALVTYYGYDMLDSVVLNKASVDRGLGRSLFLRSYTDEERRYPGGQQDHFGVPAATIEGYKGEHAYSKLGEDGIVEPELVADENDVIIGKVSPPRFLEEQTSFGIGEEKRRDNSTMLRSGELGVVDSVMFSETTGATRIVKIRIRSEKVPEPGDKFASRQSQKGVVALIVNQEDLPFTKDGLVPDMIINPLGLPNRMTFGHMIEMLGAKAASLEGRQIDGTPFSANGEKLIDEYGKILEQHGFDKFGDEVLYDGRTGKKMVAKIFTGVVYYHRLWHMVSLKQQVRSRGPVQILTRQPTEGKPRRGGLKFGEMERDALVGHGASLLIKDRMLEQSDRAFVWVCKECGDIGYYDYTKNTAVCPTCGSSNVEEVEMSYAFKLLLDELKSMHILARIRLKSD; the protein is encoded by the coding sequence ATGCGCGAGAACAGGCGCAAGGGCGTCATATCGAACGAGATTAACGTTTCCTATGCGAAGAAGCTCAACGAGGTGCACATCAACGCCGACCGCGGGCGCGTGCGCAAGCCGTACATAGTGGTAAGCGATGGCAAGAGCGCGTTCACCGACGAGCTGAAGCAGAAGCTCAAGAGCGGAGAGATAGACTTCAACTACCTTGTAAGGAGGGGCGTCATAGAGTACCTCGATGCCGAGGAAGAGGAGAACATCAGCGCCGTGATAGACGAAAGCTCGATTACCGACAAGACGACGCACTTGGAGATAGACCCCACGTCGCTGTTCGGGCTGACGGTCAACGCCAGCGTATTCCCGGAATTCAACAGCATGGGAAGGCACCCTATAGCATGGAACTTCATGAAGCAGGCGCAGGGGCTCTACGCCACGAACTTCGGCGAGCGCTACGACGCCAGGGCGTTCATACTCTACTATCCGCAGGTGCCCATAGTCAACAGCGTGACGTACCGCACACTCGGTCTCGACAGGCACGCGAACGGCCAGAACATGGTCGTGGCGCTGGTAACGTACTACGGCTACGACATGCTCGATTCTGTGGTGCTCAACAAGGCCTCTGTTGACAGGGGCCTCGGCAGAAGCCTGTTCCTGCGCTCCTACACCGACGAGGAACGCAGGTACCCCGGCGGCCAGCAGGACCACTTCGGTGTGCCTGCCGCAACTATAGAGGGGTACAAGGGCGAGCACGCGTATTCGAAACTCGGCGAGGACGGTATAGTGGAGCCCGAGCTCGTGGCTGACGAAAACGATGTCATAATAGGCAAGGTATCGCCGCCAAGGTTCCTAGAGGAGCAGACAAGCTTCGGCATAGGCGAGGAGAAGCGCCGCGACAACTCGACGATGCTGCGCTCCGGCGAGCTAGGCGTAGTGGACAGCGTGATGTTCAGCGAGACCACGGGCGCGACGCGCATAGTCAAGATAAGGATAAGGAGCGAGAAGGTGCCTGAACCCGGCGACAAGTTCGCCAGCAGGCAGAGCCAGAAGGGCGTCGTAGCGCTCATAGTCAACCAGGAGGACCTGCCGTTCACCAAGGACGGCCTGGTGCCTGACATGATAATCAACCCACTGGGCCTGCCGAACAGGATGACATTCGGGCACATGATTGAGATGCTTGGCGCAAAGGCAGCCTCGCTGGAGGGCAGGCAGATTGATGGCACGCCATTCTCGGCAAACGGCGAGAAGCTCATAGACGAGTACGGCAAGATTCTGGAGCAGCACGGGTTCGACAAGTTCGGTGACGAGGTGCTGTACGACGGCCGCACCGGCAAGAAGATGGTTGCCAAGATATTCACTGGCGTTGTGTATTACCACAGGCTCTGGCACATGGTGAGCCTCAAGCAGCAGGTCAGGAGCCGCGGACCGGTCCAGATACTGACGCGTCAGCCAACCGAGGGCAAGCCTAGGCGCGGCGGGCTCAAGTTCGGCGAGATGGAACGCGATGCGCTTGTCGGGCATGGCGCCTCGCTGCTGATAAAGGATCGCATGCTGGAGCAGAGCGACAGGGCCTTTGTGTGGGTGTGCAAGGAGTGCGGCGACATCGGCTACTACGACTACACCAAGAACACGGCCGTATGCCCGACGTGCGGCAGCAGCAACGTCGAGGAAGTGGAGATGAGCTACGCCTTCAAGCTGCTGCTTGACGAGCTGAAATCGATGCATATCCTGGCCAGGATAAGGCTCAAGAGCGATTAG
- a CDS encoding LSm family protein: MTQERPFDLLNKSVGQQVLIRLKNNMSVRGKVTSFDAHMNLVLENAEELDDGELKAKLGTILLRGGNIIFVSPV, from the coding sequence ATGACCCAAGAAAGGCCATTCGACCTGCTCAACAAGTCTGTTGGGCAGCAGGTCCTGATAAGGCTGAAGAACAACATGAGCGTGAGGGGCAAGGTCACGAGCTTCGACGCACACATGAACCTTGTGCTCGAGAACGCCGAGGAGCTCGATGACGGGGAGCTGAAGGCCAAGCTCGGCACGATACTGCTCAGGGGCGGCAACATAATATTCGTGTCGCCAGTCTGA
- a CDS encoding Fic family protein has product MPFIEKQLHGKHYYYYLVKSIRTSAAKVKKIRIFLGREIPKHEELQQYFLEIEKMAASQYNSRWLSKELMEKLDDLRASIIVFNKAPDNALPKDFLVRYTYNTNAIEGNKLTLRQTALVISDKIAPEGSRTEDVVEALNSLDAWEFVKKHKGGLNKKFLCEIQYEITKNTSCRIQGDYRDGGVRIMGSEYIPPKALEIAGLMQKLFEEYRKQKKALHPVELATLMHNKLVNVHPFTDGNGRTARLLMNWILLKNHFPAVVIEVANKEEYYRCIEYADKGDQKHFAVFLAEQLLKQYTVALQN; this is encoded by the coding sequence ATGCCATTCATAGAAAAGCAGCTCCACGGGAAACATTATTACTATTACCTAGTGAAGAGCATCAGAACTTCTGCTGCAAAAGTTAAAAAAATAAGGATATTCCTCGGTAGGGAAATTCCTAAGCATGAAGAATTGCAGCAATACTTTCTTGAAATAGAGAAAATGGCGGCAAGTCAATATAATAGCAGATGGCTATCTAAGGAACTGATGGAAAAGCTGGATGACTTAAGAGCTTCTATAATCGTATTTAACAAAGCGCCAGATAACGCGCTTCCAAAGGATTTCCTGGTGCGTTACACCTATAACACTAACGCGATTGAGGGCAATAAATTAACGCTTAGGCAAACTGCACTGGTCATTTCCGACAAAATAGCGCCAGAAGGGTCAAGAACCGAGGATGTGGTTGAGGCATTGAACTCTCTGGATGCATGGGAATTTGTTAAAAAACATAAAGGGGGGCTCAACAAGAAGTTTTTATGCGAGATCCAATATGAAATAACAAAGAATACTTCGTGCAGGATTCAAGGCGATTATAGGGACGGCGGTGTTAGGATAATGGGATCAGAGTATATCCCTCCAAAAGCTCTAGAGATAGCTGGCCTTATGCAAAAACTGTTTGAAGAATACAGGAAGCAAAAAAAGGCATTGCATCCAGTAGAATTAGCGACATTGATGCACAACAAGCTGGTGAATGTACACCCATTCACAGACGGCAATGGCAGAACCGCCAGGTTACTGATGAATTGGATTCTGCTGAAAAATCATTTTCCTGCAGTGGTAATTGAAGTTGCAAACAAAGAAGAGTATTACAGATGCATCGAGTATGCAGATAAAGGCGACCAGAAGCACTTCGCCGTTTTCTTGGCGGAACAGCTGCTTAAGCAATATACAGTCGCGTTGCAAAATTAG